A genome region from Phaenicophaeus curvirostris isolate KB17595 chromosome 10, BPBGC_Pcur_1.0, whole genome shotgun sequence includes the following:
- the DVL3 gene encoding segment polarity protein dishevelled homolog DVL-3 isoform X1 produces MAAAETKIIYHLDEQETPYLVKLPIPAERVTLGDFKGLLNRPNYKFYFKSMDDDFGVVKEEISDDNAKLPCFNGRVVSWLVSAEGSHSDAGSVCADNQTELPPSMERTGGIGDSRPPSFHPNTGGSRENLDNETETDSVVSSQRERPRRKDGPEHAPRVNGTVKGERRRDLGGYESSSTLMSSELETTSFFDSDEDDSTSRFSSSTEQSSASRLMRRHKRRRRKQKAPRIERSSSFSSITDSTMSLNIITVTLNMEKYNFLGISIVGQSNERGDGGIYIGSIMKGGAVAADGRIEPGDMLLQVNDINFENMSNDDAVRVLREIVHKPGPITLTVAKCWDPSPRGCFSLPRIAPQRIWAGPDSPCSDPGEPIRPIDPAAWVSHTAAMTGTYPAYGMSPSMSTITSTSSSITSSIPETERLDDFHLSIHSDMATIVKAMASPESGLEVRDRMWLKITIPNAFIGSDVVDWLYHHVEGFTDRRESRKYASNLLKAGYIRHTVNKITFSEQCYYIFGDLCGNMANLSLHDHDGSSGASDQDTLAPLPHPGAAPWPMAFPYQYPPPHPYNPHPGFPDPGYSYGGGSAGSQHSEGSRSSGSNRSSSERRKEREKTGESKSGGSGSESDHTTRSSMRRERAASERSVPASQHSQRSQHSLAHSIRSHHSQQSYGPPGLPPLFSPPMLLMPPPPSAMGPPGAPPGRDLASVPPELTASRQSFRMAMGNPTKNYGVFDFL; encoded by the exons GGTGGTGAAAGAAGAAATCTCGGATGACAATGCCAAGCTTCCCTGCTTCAACGGCCGGGTGGTGTCGTGG CTGGTGTCTGCAGAGGGTTCCCATTCAGATGCTGGCTCAGTCTGTGCCGATAACCAAACAGAGCTGCCACCCTCCATGGAACGCACTGGAGGAATTGGAGACTCCAGGCCCCCCTCTTTCCA CCCTAACACTGGGGGGAGTCGGGAAAACTTGGACAATGAAACAGAGACAGATTCGGTGGTGTCATCGCAAAGGGAACGACCTCGTCGGAAAGATGGGCCTGAGCATG CACCCAGAGTGAATGGGACAGTGAAAGGAGAGCGGCGCCGAGACCTGGGCGGGTACGAGAGCTCCTCCACACTCATGAGCAGTGAGCTGGAGACCACCAGCTTCTTCGATTCAGATGAAGATGACTCCACCAGCAG GTTTAGCAGTTCGACAGAGCAAAGCAGTGCTTCCCGTCTAATGAGGAGGCACAAGCGACGCCGGCGGAAACAGAAGGCTCCACGCATTGAGCGG TCCTCATCCTTCAGCAGCATCACAGACTCTACCATGTCCCTGAACATCATCACGGTCACGCTGAACATGG AAAAATACAACTTCCTGGGCATTTCCATTGTGGGACAGAGCAATGAGCGTGGGGATGGAGGCATTTATATTGGCTCTATCATGAAGGGTGGCGCTGTGGCAGCTGATGGCAGGATTGAGCCAGGAGACATGCTCTTGCAG GTAAATGACATCAACTTTGAGAACATGAGCAACGATGATGCTGTGCGGGTGCTGAGGGAGATTGTGCACAAGCCAGG GCCTATCACCCTGACAGTGGCCAAGTGCTGGGACCCTAGCCCCAGGGGCTGCTTCTCATTACCCAGGA TTGCTCCCCAGCGGATCTGGGCTGGGCCAGACTCTCCATGCTCCGATCCGG gtgAGCCCATCAGGCCCATCGACCCGGCAGCCTGGGTGTCTCACACAGCAGCGATGACTGGCACCTACCCAGCGTACGGTATGAGTCCATCCATGAGCACAATCACTTCCACCAGCTCCTCCAtcaccagctccatcccagaGACCGAAC GACTCGATGACTTTCACCTGTCCATCCACAGCGACATGGCCACCATTGTCAAAGCCATGGCCTCACCAGAGTCAGGCCTGGAGGTGCGGGACCGCATGTGGCTGAAGATCACCATCCCCAATGCCTTCATTG GTTCGGATGTGGTGGATTGGCTCTATCACCATGTGGAGGGTTTTACAGACCGTCGTGAATCCCGCAAATACGCTAGCAATCTCCTGAAGGCTGGCTACATCCGACACACTGTGAACAAGATCACCTTCTCGGAGCAATGCTATTACATCTTTGGCGACCTCTGTGGAA ACATGGCTAATCTTTCTCTTCATGATCACGATGGCTCCAGTGGTGCCTCTGATCAGGACACTCTGGCTCCGCTCCCCCACCCAGGAGCCGCACCCTGGCCTATGGCTTTCCCATACCAGTATCCACCACCTCATCCATACAACCCCCACCCCGGCTTCCCTGACCCAGGCTACAGCTACGGAGGGGGAAGCGCAGGCAGCCAGCACAGTGAAG GGAGCCGGAGCAGCGGTTCCAACCGCAGCAGCagtgagaggaggaaggagagagagaagactGGCGAGTCCAAGTCAGGTGGCAGCGGAAGCGAGTCAGACCACACCACAAGGAGCAGCATGCGGCGTGAGCGCGCAGCCAGCGAGCGCTCAGTGCCagccagccagcacagccagcgTAGCCAGCACTCTCTGGCTCACAGCATCCGCAGTCACCATAGCCAGCAGTCGTATGGGCCGCCTGGCCTCCCCCCTCTCTTCAGCCCCCCCATGTTGCTGATGCCTCCACCGCCTTCAGCCATGGGGCCCCCTGGGGCGCCGCCGGGCCGTGACCTGGCCTCTGTGCCCCCCGAACTGACAGCCAGTAGACAGTCCTTCCGAATGGCCATGGGCAACCCCA CAAAGAATTACGGGGTGTTTGACTTTCTCTGA
- the DVL3 gene encoding segment polarity protein dishevelled homolog DVL-3 isoform X3, translating to MAAAETKIIYHLDEQETPYLVKLPIPAERVTLGDFKGLLNRPNYKFYFKSMDDDFGVVKEEISDDNAKLPCFNGRVVSWLVSAEGSHSDAGSVCADNQTELPPSMERTGGIGDSRPPSFHPNTGGSRENLDNETETDSVVSSQRERPRRKDGPEHAPRVNGTVKGERRRDLGGYESSSTLMSSELETTSFFDSDEDDSTSRFSSSTEQSSASRLMRRHKRRRRKQKAPRIERSSSFSSITDSTMSLNIITVTLNMEKYNFLGISIVGQSNERGDGGIYIGSIMKGGAVAADGRIEPGDMLLQVNDINFENMSNDDAVRVLREIVHKPGPITLTVAKCWDPSPRGCFSLPRSEPIRPIDPAAWVSHTAAMTGTYPAYGMSPSMSTITSTSSSITSSIPETERLDDFHLSIHSDMATIVKAMASPESGLEVRDRMWLKITIPNAFIGSDVVDWLYHHVEGFTDRRESRKYASNLLKAGYIRHTVNKITFSEQCYYIFGDLCGNMANLSLHDHDGSSGASDQDTLAPLPHPGAAPWPMAFPYQYPPPHPYNPHPGFPDPGYSYGGGSAGSQHSEGSRSSGSNRSSSERRKEREKTGESKSGGSGSESDHTTRSSMRRERAASERSVPASQHSQRSQHSLAHSIRSHHSQQSYGPPGLPPLFSPPMLLMPPPPSAMGPPGAPPGRDLASVPPELTASRQSFRMAMGNPSEFFVDVM from the exons GGTGGTGAAAGAAGAAATCTCGGATGACAATGCCAAGCTTCCCTGCTTCAACGGCCGGGTGGTGTCGTGG CTGGTGTCTGCAGAGGGTTCCCATTCAGATGCTGGCTCAGTCTGTGCCGATAACCAAACAGAGCTGCCACCCTCCATGGAACGCACTGGAGGAATTGGAGACTCCAGGCCCCCCTCTTTCCA CCCTAACACTGGGGGGAGTCGGGAAAACTTGGACAATGAAACAGAGACAGATTCGGTGGTGTCATCGCAAAGGGAACGACCTCGTCGGAAAGATGGGCCTGAGCATG CACCCAGAGTGAATGGGACAGTGAAAGGAGAGCGGCGCCGAGACCTGGGCGGGTACGAGAGCTCCTCCACACTCATGAGCAGTGAGCTGGAGACCACCAGCTTCTTCGATTCAGATGAAGATGACTCCACCAGCAG GTTTAGCAGTTCGACAGAGCAAAGCAGTGCTTCCCGTCTAATGAGGAGGCACAAGCGACGCCGGCGGAAACAGAAGGCTCCACGCATTGAGCGG TCCTCATCCTTCAGCAGCATCACAGACTCTACCATGTCCCTGAACATCATCACGGTCACGCTGAACATGG AAAAATACAACTTCCTGGGCATTTCCATTGTGGGACAGAGCAATGAGCGTGGGGATGGAGGCATTTATATTGGCTCTATCATGAAGGGTGGCGCTGTGGCAGCTGATGGCAGGATTGAGCCAGGAGACATGCTCTTGCAG GTAAATGACATCAACTTTGAGAACATGAGCAACGATGATGCTGTGCGGGTGCTGAGGGAGATTGTGCACAAGCCAGG GCCTATCACCCTGACAGTGGCCAAGTGCTGGGACCCTAGCCCCAGGGGCTGCTTCTCATTACCCAGGA gtgAGCCCATCAGGCCCATCGACCCGGCAGCCTGGGTGTCTCACACAGCAGCGATGACTGGCACCTACCCAGCGTACGGTATGAGTCCATCCATGAGCACAATCACTTCCACCAGCTCCTCCAtcaccagctccatcccagaGACCGAAC GACTCGATGACTTTCACCTGTCCATCCACAGCGACATGGCCACCATTGTCAAAGCCATGGCCTCACCAGAGTCAGGCCTGGAGGTGCGGGACCGCATGTGGCTGAAGATCACCATCCCCAATGCCTTCATTG GTTCGGATGTGGTGGATTGGCTCTATCACCATGTGGAGGGTTTTACAGACCGTCGTGAATCCCGCAAATACGCTAGCAATCTCCTGAAGGCTGGCTACATCCGACACACTGTGAACAAGATCACCTTCTCGGAGCAATGCTATTACATCTTTGGCGACCTCTGTGGAA ACATGGCTAATCTTTCTCTTCATGATCACGATGGCTCCAGTGGTGCCTCTGATCAGGACACTCTGGCTCCGCTCCCCCACCCAGGAGCCGCACCCTGGCCTATGGCTTTCCCATACCAGTATCCACCACCTCATCCATACAACCCCCACCCCGGCTTCCCTGACCCAGGCTACAGCTACGGAGGGGGAAGCGCAGGCAGCCAGCACAGTGAAG GGAGCCGGAGCAGCGGTTCCAACCGCAGCAGCagtgagaggaggaaggagagagagaagactGGCGAGTCCAAGTCAGGTGGCAGCGGAAGCGAGTCAGACCACACCACAAGGAGCAGCATGCGGCGTGAGCGCGCAGCCAGCGAGCGCTCAGTGCCagccagccagcacagccagcgTAGCCAGCACTCTCTGGCTCACAGCATCCGCAGTCACCATAGCCAGCAGTCGTATGGGCCGCCTGGCCTCCCCCCTCTCTTCAGCCCCCCCATGTTGCTGATGCCTCCACCGCCTTCAGCCATGGGGCCCCCTGGGGCGCCGCCGGGCCGTGACCTGGCCTCTGTGCCCCCCGAACTGACAGCCAGTAGACAGTCCTTCCGAATGGCCATGGGCAACCCCAGTGAGTTCTTTGTGGATGTAATGTGA
- the DVL3 gene encoding segment polarity protein dishevelled homolog DVL-3 isoform X2: MAAAETKIIYHLDEQETPYLVKLPIPAERVTLGDFKGLLNRPNYKFYFKSMDDDFGVVKEEISDDNAKLPCFNGRVVSWLVSAEGSHSDAGSVCADNQTELPPSMERTGGIGDSRPPSFHPNTGGSRENLDNETETDSVVSSQRERPRRKDGPEHAPRVNGTVKGERRRDLGGYESSSTLMSSELETTSFFDSDEDDSTSRFSSSTEQSSASRLMRRHKRRRRKQKAPRIERSSSFSSITDSTMSLNIITVTLNMEKYNFLGISIVGQSNERGDGGIYIGSIMKGGAVAADGRIEPGDMLLQVNDINFENMSNDDAVRVLREIVHKPGPITLTVAKCWDPSPRGCFSLPRSEPIRPIDPAAWVSHTAAMTGTYPAYGMSPSMSTITSTSSSITSSIPETERLDDFHLSIHSDMATIVKAMASPESGLEVRDRMWLKITIPNAFIGSDVVDWLYHHVEGFTDRRESRKYASNLLKAGYIRHTVNKITFSEQCYYIFGDLCGNMANLSLHDHDGSSGASDQDTLAPLPHPGAAPWPMAFPYQYPPPHPYNPHPGFPDPGYSYGGGSAGSQHSEGSRSSGSNRSSSERRKEREKTGESKSGGSGSESDHTTRSSMRRERAASERSVPASQHSQRSQHSLAHSIRSHHSQQSYGPPGLPPLFSPPMLLMPPPPSAMGPPGAPPGRDLASVPPELTASRQSFRMAMGNPTKNYGVFDFL, encoded by the exons GGTGGTGAAAGAAGAAATCTCGGATGACAATGCCAAGCTTCCCTGCTTCAACGGCCGGGTGGTGTCGTGG CTGGTGTCTGCAGAGGGTTCCCATTCAGATGCTGGCTCAGTCTGTGCCGATAACCAAACAGAGCTGCCACCCTCCATGGAACGCACTGGAGGAATTGGAGACTCCAGGCCCCCCTCTTTCCA CCCTAACACTGGGGGGAGTCGGGAAAACTTGGACAATGAAACAGAGACAGATTCGGTGGTGTCATCGCAAAGGGAACGACCTCGTCGGAAAGATGGGCCTGAGCATG CACCCAGAGTGAATGGGACAGTGAAAGGAGAGCGGCGCCGAGACCTGGGCGGGTACGAGAGCTCCTCCACACTCATGAGCAGTGAGCTGGAGACCACCAGCTTCTTCGATTCAGATGAAGATGACTCCACCAGCAG GTTTAGCAGTTCGACAGAGCAAAGCAGTGCTTCCCGTCTAATGAGGAGGCACAAGCGACGCCGGCGGAAACAGAAGGCTCCACGCATTGAGCGG TCCTCATCCTTCAGCAGCATCACAGACTCTACCATGTCCCTGAACATCATCACGGTCACGCTGAACATGG AAAAATACAACTTCCTGGGCATTTCCATTGTGGGACAGAGCAATGAGCGTGGGGATGGAGGCATTTATATTGGCTCTATCATGAAGGGTGGCGCTGTGGCAGCTGATGGCAGGATTGAGCCAGGAGACATGCTCTTGCAG GTAAATGACATCAACTTTGAGAACATGAGCAACGATGATGCTGTGCGGGTGCTGAGGGAGATTGTGCACAAGCCAGG GCCTATCACCCTGACAGTGGCCAAGTGCTGGGACCCTAGCCCCAGGGGCTGCTTCTCATTACCCAGGA gtgAGCCCATCAGGCCCATCGACCCGGCAGCCTGGGTGTCTCACACAGCAGCGATGACTGGCACCTACCCAGCGTACGGTATGAGTCCATCCATGAGCACAATCACTTCCACCAGCTCCTCCAtcaccagctccatcccagaGACCGAAC GACTCGATGACTTTCACCTGTCCATCCACAGCGACATGGCCACCATTGTCAAAGCCATGGCCTCACCAGAGTCAGGCCTGGAGGTGCGGGACCGCATGTGGCTGAAGATCACCATCCCCAATGCCTTCATTG GTTCGGATGTGGTGGATTGGCTCTATCACCATGTGGAGGGTTTTACAGACCGTCGTGAATCCCGCAAATACGCTAGCAATCTCCTGAAGGCTGGCTACATCCGACACACTGTGAACAAGATCACCTTCTCGGAGCAATGCTATTACATCTTTGGCGACCTCTGTGGAA ACATGGCTAATCTTTCTCTTCATGATCACGATGGCTCCAGTGGTGCCTCTGATCAGGACACTCTGGCTCCGCTCCCCCACCCAGGAGCCGCACCCTGGCCTATGGCTTTCCCATACCAGTATCCACCACCTCATCCATACAACCCCCACCCCGGCTTCCCTGACCCAGGCTACAGCTACGGAGGGGGAAGCGCAGGCAGCCAGCACAGTGAAG GGAGCCGGAGCAGCGGTTCCAACCGCAGCAGCagtgagaggaggaaggagagagagaagactGGCGAGTCCAAGTCAGGTGGCAGCGGAAGCGAGTCAGACCACACCACAAGGAGCAGCATGCGGCGTGAGCGCGCAGCCAGCGAGCGCTCAGTGCCagccagccagcacagccagcgTAGCCAGCACTCTCTGGCTCACAGCATCCGCAGTCACCATAGCCAGCAGTCGTATGGGCCGCCTGGCCTCCCCCCTCTCTTCAGCCCCCCCATGTTGCTGATGCCTCCACCGCCTTCAGCCATGGGGCCCCCTGGGGCGCCGCCGGGCCGTGACCTGGCCTCTGTGCCCCCCGAACTGACAGCCAGTAGACAGTCCTTCCGAATGGCCATGGGCAACCCCA CAAAGAATTACGGGGTGTTTGACTTTCTCTGA
- the DVL3 gene encoding segment polarity protein dishevelled homolog DVL-3 isoform X4, which produces MERTGGIGDSRPPSFHPNTGGSRENLDNETETDSVVSSQRERPRRKDGPEHAPRVNGTVKGERRRDLGGYESSSTLMSSELETTSFFDSDEDDSTSRFSSSTEQSSASRLMRRHKRRRRKQKAPRIERSSSFSSITDSTMSLNIITVTLNMEKYNFLGISIVGQSNERGDGGIYIGSIMKGGAVAADGRIEPGDMLLQVNDINFENMSNDDAVRVLREIVHKPGPITLTVAKCWDPSPRGCFSLPRIAPQRIWAGPDSPCSDPGEPIRPIDPAAWVSHTAAMTGTYPAYGMSPSMSTITSTSSSITSSIPETERLDDFHLSIHSDMATIVKAMASPESGLEVRDRMWLKITIPNAFIGSDVVDWLYHHVEGFTDRRESRKYASNLLKAGYIRHTVNKITFSEQCYYIFGDLCGNMANLSLHDHDGSSGASDQDTLAPLPHPGAAPWPMAFPYQYPPPHPYNPHPGFPDPGYSYGGGSAGSQHSEGSRSSGSNRSSSERRKEREKTGESKSGGSGSESDHTTRSSMRRERAASERSVPASQHSQRSQHSLAHSIRSHHSQQSYGPPGLPPLFSPPMLLMPPPPSAMGPPGAPPGRDLASVPPELTASRQSFRMAMGNPTKNYGVFDFL; this is translated from the exons ATGGAACGCACTGGAGGAATTGGAGACTCCAGGCCCCCCTCTTTCCA CCCTAACACTGGGGGGAGTCGGGAAAACTTGGACAATGAAACAGAGACAGATTCGGTGGTGTCATCGCAAAGGGAACGACCTCGTCGGAAAGATGGGCCTGAGCATG CACCCAGAGTGAATGGGACAGTGAAAGGAGAGCGGCGCCGAGACCTGGGCGGGTACGAGAGCTCCTCCACACTCATGAGCAGTGAGCTGGAGACCACCAGCTTCTTCGATTCAGATGAAGATGACTCCACCAGCAG GTTTAGCAGTTCGACAGAGCAAAGCAGTGCTTCCCGTCTAATGAGGAGGCACAAGCGACGCCGGCGGAAACAGAAGGCTCCACGCATTGAGCGG TCCTCATCCTTCAGCAGCATCACAGACTCTACCATGTCCCTGAACATCATCACGGTCACGCTGAACATGG AAAAATACAACTTCCTGGGCATTTCCATTGTGGGACAGAGCAATGAGCGTGGGGATGGAGGCATTTATATTGGCTCTATCATGAAGGGTGGCGCTGTGGCAGCTGATGGCAGGATTGAGCCAGGAGACATGCTCTTGCAG GTAAATGACATCAACTTTGAGAACATGAGCAACGATGATGCTGTGCGGGTGCTGAGGGAGATTGTGCACAAGCCAGG GCCTATCACCCTGACAGTGGCCAAGTGCTGGGACCCTAGCCCCAGGGGCTGCTTCTCATTACCCAGGA TTGCTCCCCAGCGGATCTGGGCTGGGCCAGACTCTCCATGCTCCGATCCGG gtgAGCCCATCAGGCCCATCGACCCGGCAGCCTGGGTGTCTCACACAGCAGCGATGACTGGCACCTACCCAGCGTACGGTATGAGTCCATCCATGAGCACAATCACTTCCACCAGCTCCTCCAtcaccagctccatcccagaGACCGAAC GACTCGATGACTTTCACCTGTCCATCCACAGCGACATGGCCACCATTGTCAAAGCCATGGCCTCACCAGAGTCAGGCCTGGAGGTGCGGGACCGCATGTGGCTGAAGATCACCATCCCCAATGCCTTCATTG GTTCGGATGTGGTGGATTGGCTCTATCACCATGTGGAGGGTTTTACAGACCGTCGTGAATCCCGCAAATACGCTAGCAATCTCCTGAAGGCTGGCTACATCCGACACACTGTGAACAAGATCACCTTCTCGGAGCAATGCTATTACATCTTTGGCGACCTCTGTGGAA ACATGGCTAATCTTTCTCTTCATGATCACGATGGCTCCAGTGGTGCCTCTGATCAGGACACTCTGGCTCCGCTCCCCCACCCAGGAGCCGCACCCTGGCCTATGGCTTTCCCATACCAGTATCCACCACCTCATCCATACAACCCCCACCCCGGCTTCCCTGACCCAGGCTACAGCTACGGAGGGGGAAGCGCAGGCAGCCAGCACAGTGAAG GGAGCCGGAGCAGCGGTTCCAACCGCAGCAGCagtgagaggaggaaggagagagagaagactGGCGAGTCCAAGTCAGGTGGCAGCGGAAGCGAGTCAGACCACACCACAAGGAGCAGCATGCGGCGTGAGCGCGCAGCCAGCGAGCGCTCAGTGCCagccagccagcacagccagcgTAGCCAGCACTCTCTGGCTCACAGCATCCGCAGTCACCATAGCCAGCAGTCGTATGGGCCGCCTGGCCTCCCCCCTCTCTTCAGCCCCCCCATGTTGCTGATGCCTCCACCGCCTTCAGCCATGGGGCCCCCTGGGGCGCCGCCGGGCCGTGACCTGGCCTCTGTGCCCCCCGAACTGACAGCCAGTAGACAGTCCTTCCGAATGGCCATGGGCAACCCCA CAAAGAATTACGGGGTGTTTGACTTTCTCTGA